The Delphinus delphis chromosome 10, mDelDel1.2, whole genome shotgun sequence genome includes a region encoding these proteins:
- the LOC132431848 gene encoding small ribosomal subunit protein eS27-like, whose product MKHKKKCLVQSPSSYFMDVKCPGCYKITTVFSHAQTVALCVGCSTVLCQPTGGKARLTEGCSFRQKQH is encoded by the coding sequence ATGAAACACAAGAAGAAGTGCCTGGTGCAGAGCCCCAGTTCTTATTTCATGGATGTGAAATGCCCGGGATGCTATAAAATCACCACTGTCTTTAGCCATGCACAAACAGTAGCTTTGTGTGTTGGCTGCTCTACTGTCCTCTGCCAGCCTACAGGAGGAAAAGCAAGGCTTACAGAAGGTTGCTCCTTCAGACAGAAGCAGCACTAA